A portion of the Maylandia zebra isolate NMK-2024a linkage group LG9, Mzebra_GT3a, whole genome shotgun sequence genome contains these proteins:
- the LOC105941358 gene encoding uncharacterized protein LOC105941358, with protein sequence MFFSPDAPKDTSASISPSGLVSAGSWVNLTCSSRAKPPVSSFTWFKKSRDGAVKVSEGEIYSFNVTDGGVYYCVATNDLGNQTSAEIRAGQQNNGSLPLGPLLGGILGFILLICLVILAWCLKSKHETQQQTQTEELVVEESTGKTEEEEENIHYGEINFSTLGYEVPSGSMQDRGQQQDTVYAQVKVNKPENSLTQSAHGQEELYAKVKKK encoded by the exons atgtttttctctCCAGATGCTCCTAAAGACACCTCAGCATCCATCAGTCCATCAGGTTTGGTGTCAGCAGGCAGCTGGGTGAACCTGACCTGCTCCAGCAGAGCCAAACCTCCAGTCAGCAGCTTCACCTGGTTCAAGAAGAGCAGAGATGGAGCTGTGAAAGTATCTGAAGGAGAGATTTACAGCTTCAATGTAACAGATGGAGGAGTTTattactgtgtggccactaATGATCTGGGCAATCAGACATCAGCAGAGATTCGTGCTG gACAACAGAATAATGGTTCTTTACCACTGGGTCCACTTCTTGGAGGCATCCTTGGGTTCATCTTACTGATCTGTTTGGTTATCTTGGCTTG GTGCTTAAAGTCAAAACATGAAACTCAACAACAGACtcag ACTGAAGAGCTGGTTGTCGAAGAGTCCACaggtaaaacagaagaagaggaagaaaacatCCACTATGGAGAGATCAACTTCTCCACACTGGGATATGAAGTGCCCTCTGGCTCAATGCAGGACAGAGGACAGCAGCAGGATACGGTGTACGCACAGGTGAAAGTCAACAAGCCAGAAAACAGCTTAACACAGAGTGCTCATGGCCAAGAGGAACTttatgctaaagtgaagaaaaaatgA